The genomic interval TTGGAGGTGATACCCAAGTTAAAAGAGCGGGGCATCAAAAAAGTTATTTCCATTAAAGAAAAGATTAAACAAATCATAAGTATAATCAAAAAAGCTGAATGCGGATTTTATGACATCATTAAAAATTCAAACGATCGAACTGAAGTAGTTATCAGCTTTCTGGCGATTTTGGAGCTGGTAAAGCAGAAGCAGGTGGCGGTGGTGCAGGAACAGGGATTTGGAGAGATTAGGATAGAGAGAGTGAAATTAGGTAATTGAGCAATAAAGGAAAATAGTTATGAGTTAGAGAAGTTAGATTAGATAGCGGTTAATAGAGTGAATAAGAGAGTGAATAAGGTTAATAAAAACGATCTCGTCCGAAGGCGGGTGAACGCAATAAATTAATAAATTAAATAGATGTCATTAACCTCTAAAATAGAATCCACACTTTTTATTTCACCCAAGCCATTTTCTATCAAGGAATTGGTAAAATTATCAGGTGCTAAGCCCGCGGAGATTGAAGAAGCTATCGGTCAGCTCAAAGAAAAGTATAATAACCCGGAAAGTGGGCTTTGGCTGGTAGAAAATAAAACTTTGAAGGATAAGGAGATTCAGCTGGCTACTAGTCCGGATAATCAGGACATAGTCCAGAAATTTTTAAAGGATGACATGACCGGAGAACTAACACGGCCAGCTTTAGAGACTTTGACTATCATCGCCTATCGCGGACCAATGACTAAGCCGGAGATTGAACAGATCCGCGGAATCAACTGTAGTTTGATTTTACGGAATCTATTGATTAAGGGCTTGGTTGAAGTGGAAGAAAAACAAAGAGAGCCGTATTATAGAATCAGTTTTGAATTTCTAAAATATTTAGGGCTAAAAAGCGTTAATGAACTGCCTGATTATGATAAACTGCACCAACACGAGAGTTTGGAAGAATATTTGAGACAAAACGAATAATAATGTAATGATCTAGAATCAATCCCATGCTTGTATCTTTATTAATCAACTTAATAATTTCAACTGTAATAAGCCAGTCTTTGGTGACTGTTGATTTTGATAGGGCGCAAATAAACCCCCAGCCGATTGTTTTAGGAGTTGAAGAAAAAATTGCTGGTGCCACTGAAATAGCACCTCCTACAAGAATCAATTATCAAAATCGCGGGATAAAATTAACTGCTGGGAGTGCTTTAGTGATGGATAAGTTAAGCGGAAAAGTTCTTTTTGAAAAGAATAAAGATGCTAAGCTACCGATTGCCAGTATTTCCAAGTTAGTCACCGCCTTGGTTGTTCTGGATTTAGAGCCTGATTGGGAACAAATTGTAATAATAAGCAGTGAAGATCAAGTGGCTGGCGCTCGGATTAAAATTGGAATAGGAGAAACCGTTAGGGTGAGGGATTTATTTTATGCCAGTTTAATCGGTTCGGCTAACAATGCCACCTTGGCTTTAGTTGGTTCTACTGGATTGAGTGAGAAAGATTTTATAGTAGCTATGAATAAAAGGGCAAAAAAAATAGGCATGCAAGATTCTTATTTTGCAGAACCCACGGGCCTTAATCAAGTTAACCGTTCAACGGCCAACGACGTTGCCCAACTTATTGGGGCGGTCACAGATAGCGAGTTGCTTCAAGAGATTATGAATCTGGAAGAATATAGTTTTCAAACAGTAAATACTAGAAGACGGCTGTTGGTTAAAAGTACTGATAAATTGCTTAAAAGTTTTTTAAATAATAGTGATGGTTATAAAATTTTAGGCGGGAAAACCGGTTACATTGAAGAAGCAGGTTTTTGTTTAGGGGTGGGCGCGCAAGATAAAGACGGAAACGAAATAATAGCTGTGGTTTTGGGGAGTGAGAATAATGAGACGCGGTTTCAAGAAGTCAAGGGTTTGATATGGTGGACGTTTCAAAATTGGACTTGGGAGTGACATAATTTGGTTTGATGCTGGCGGCGGTTGGTGGTAGAATAAGAGTAAGATAAATTTCTAATTTCTAATTCACCTAATTTCTAATAAAATTCTAAATGCTTAATGTCAAGTTTCTAGTTAAATTTCCAATTCCCAATTTTTAATTTAGGAATTAGAAATTTTATTAGGTGAATTAGAAATTAGGTGAATTAGGTGAATTTTAAAATGGTGAATTAGAAATTAGAAATTTTGACGATAATATGAACCAAATATACACCCTTCTCACTGCCATGTTGCCAGTCGCTGAATTGCGGGGCTCAATTCCCCTGGCGCTTACAGTATATAACCTTTCGCCAATACAGGCTTATATCTGGTCGATTATCGGCAATATGTTGCCAATATTTTTCTTGCTTTGGTTTTGGGGAACTTTGGCCCAGTGGCTAATAAAAAAGAGCCCTTTTGCTAACAAATTTTTCACCTGGTTGTTTGAAAGAACGCGGCGGCGAGCTCATAAAAAATTTGAGAAATATGGTCATCTGGCCTTGATAATATTTGTGGCTATTCCTTTGCCAATCACCGGTGCCTGGACCGGTAGTATGGCGGCATTTCTTTTTGGAGTTCCATATTGGAAAGCAGTTTTATATATTTTCTGTGGAGTGCTTATTGCTGGTATTGTTGTTACTTTGGCGAGTTTGGGGGTGATTACTATTAGCAACTGATAACTAGTCACTGGTTACTGGGATAAGGTGCGCGAGGCGGCAACTCCGTTGTAATACAGTTGTAACTCGATGGTAATACGATAGTAATACGATAGTAATTTATTGTTAATTTTTAAATAAATTCCGTGCATTTAAAAGACACCAAAAACAAATTAGGATTTACTCTTGTTGAACTTTTGGTGGTGATTTCTATTATTGGGTTGTTGTCAACTTTAGCGATTGTGGCTTTGAACAATGCCAGGGCCAAGGCGAGAGATACGAAGAGAAAAGCGGATTTAAGGCAGATTCAAAAGGCCTTTGATTTGTATTACGATAAGTATGACCGTTTTCCGCCGGAAGGCTTGTGTTGGGACACTAGTGTTGGGAGCGGGGGGTGCGTCCTTCCAACTCCCCTTCAAGATTATTGGGATCCAAACAGTGATTTACAGGATTTAGTAACCGAGGGGTTTATGGGTAGGGTTCCAGTCGATCCCTTGAATAATGGGTCATATTATTATAATTATGAGCCCGATCAAATTGGTCAAGGTACACCCCCGTGTACTGTGAGTTGTTGTCGTTATACTCTGTGGGCTACAT from Patescibacteria group bacterium carries:
- a CDS encoding small multi-drug export protein — translated: MNQIYTLLTAMLPVAELRGSIPLALTVYNLSPIQAYIWSIIGNMLPIFFLLWFWGTLAQWLIKKSPFANKFFTWLFERTRRRAHKKFEKYGHLALIIFVAIPLPITGAWTGSMAAFLFGVPYWKAVLYIFCGVLIAGIVVTLASLGVITISN
- a CDS encoding type II secretion system GspH family protein — its product is MHLKDTKNKLGFTLVELLVVISIIGLLSTLAIVALNNARAKARDTKRKADLRQIQKAFDLYYDKYDRFPPEGLCWDTSVGSGGCVLPTPLQDYWDPNSDLQDLVTEGFMGRVPVDPLNNGSYYYNYEPDQIGQGTPPCTVSCCRYTLWATLEGGGTFTVKGGDVAQ
- the scpB gene encoding SMC-Scp complex subunit ScpB — protein: MSLTSKIESTLFISPKPFSIKELVKLSGAKPAEIEEAIGQLKEKYNNPESGLWLVENKTLKDKEIQLATSPDNQDIVQKFLKDDMTGELTRPALETLTIIAYRGPMTKPEIEQIRGINCSLILRNLLIKGLVEVEEKQREPYYRISFEFLKYLGLKSVNELPDYDKLHQHESLEEYLRQNE
- a CDS encoding serine hydrolase, encoding MLVSLLINLIISTVISQSLVTVDFDRAQINPQPIVLGVEEKIAGATEIAPPTRINYQNRGIKLTAGSALVMDKLSGKVLFEKNKDAKLPIASISKLVTALVVLDLEPDWEQIVIISSEDQVAGARIKIGIGETVRVRDLFYASLIGSANNATLALVGSTGLSEKDFIVAMNKRAKKIGMQDSYFAEPTGLNQVNRSTANDVAQLIGAVTDSELLQEIMNLEEYSFQTVNTRRRLLVKSTDKLLKSFLNNSDGYKILGGKTGYIEEAGFCLGVGAQDKDGNEIIAVVLGSENNETRFQEVKGLIWWTFQNWTWE